A window of the Lolium perenne isolate Kyuss_39 chromosome 7, Kyuss_2.0, whole genome shotgun sequence genome harbors these coding sequences:
- the LOC127314082 gene encoding peroxidase P7-like, whose translation MGFLLARSYIVVAAVCVVLPCHAKLSTKFYAKTCPNVESIVQAVMAPAVAAEPRMGASIIRLFFHDCFVNGCDASILLDDTPTFTGEKNAGANANSVRGYEVIDAIKTRAEAACKATVSCADIVALAARDAVNLLGGPTWSVPLGRKDSRVASQSAANANLPGPGSSAASLITAFAAKGLSAREMTALSGAHTVGRVRCLFFRGRIYGEPNINATFAAARQKTCPQTGGDGNLAPFDDQTPDTFDNAYYTNLVAQRGLMHSDQELLSGGSQDALVRKYSGNAKIFAGDFAKAMVKMGGLVPAAGTPTEVRLNCRMFN comes from the exons ATGGGTTTCTTGCTTGCCAGGAGCTACATTGTTGTTGCTGCAGTCTGTGTGGTTCTTCCTTGCCATGCGAAGCTCTCCACCAAGTTCTATGCCAAGACATGCCCGAACGTGGAATCCATCGTGCAAGCGGTGATGGCGCCGGCCGTCGCCGCAGAGCCGCGGATGGGCGCGTCCATCATTCGGCTCTTCTTCCACGACTGCTTCGTCAAC GGATGCGATGCGTCGATCCTCCTTGACGACACGCCAACGTTCACCGGCGAGAAGAACGCCGGCGCCAACGCCAATTCCGTCCGCGGGTACGAGGTGATCGACGCTATCAAGACGCGCGCCGAGGCCGCCTGCAAGGCCACCGTCTCCTGCGCCGACATCGTCGCGTTGGCGGCCCGCGACGCCGTAAACCTG CTCGGGGGGCCGACGTGGAGCGTGCCGCTAGGCCGGAAGGACTCGCGCGTGGCGAGCCAGAGCGCGGCCAACGCCAACCTCCCGGGCCCCGGCTCCAGCGCCGCGTCGCTCATCACAGCGTTCGCGGCGAAGGGGCTGTCGGCGCGCGAGATGACGGCGCTCTCCGGCGCGCACACCGTGGGGCGGGTCCGCTGCCTCTTCTTCCGCGGGCGCATCTATGGCGAGCCCAACATCAACGCCACCTTCGCGGCGGCGCGGCAGAAGACGTGCCCGCAGACCGGCGGAGACGGCAATCTCGCACCGTTCGACGACCAAACGCCGGACACGTTCGACAACGCATACTACACGAACCTCGTGGCGCAGCGTGGGCTGATGCATTCGGACCAGGAGCTCTTGAGCGGCGGGTCGCAGGACGCGCTGGTCAGGAAGTACAGCGGCAATGCTAAGATCTTCGCCGGCGACTTTGCCAAGGCGATGGTCAAGATGGGTGGCCTCGTGCCGGCCGCAGGGACGCCGACGGAGGTCAGGTTGAACTGCAGGATGTTTAACTAG